GCGCGTCTCACCCAGAAGGAGTGATGCACATGAGCGTTTCGCGCTACCAGCCGTGGGCGATCCCTTCCAACTTCCAGGAAGAGATCAAGCAGGTTTTCGAGCGGCTTTTCACCGGCAATGACGAAGCGGACCAGTCCAACGTGGTTACCAGCCAATGGACGCCGCGCGTGGATATCAAAGAAGAGGACAAGCGCTTCGTGATCTTCGCGGATATCCCCGGTGTTGATCCGAACGACATTGAAATCTCTATGGACAAGGGAATCCTGTCCATCAAGGGCGAACGCCGCGCGGAGACGCGCGAGCCCAATGGCAAGCTCACCCGCGTGGAGCGCTCACACGGCGTGTTCTACCGGCGTTTCGCATTGCCCGACAGCGCGGACCCCGAAGGCATTACCGCCAGCGGCAAGAACGGCGTGCTGGAGATTGCAATCCCCAAGCGCCCGGAAACCTCGCCGCGGCGGATCTCGATCTCGGCGCACTGACCGGGCTCGACAGTCGACCATTGGGACGATTGAACCGGTAATCTATCGACCCGGGCCCGCGGCAGTGTCTGCCGCGGGCCCATTGTTTTTGTCAGGGTCCGGCGCATGTGGGACGGAAAGACGCCCTGGTGATCGGCTCCGTGCGGGTCGTACCGCGGTGGTTCCGTCCGGCGAACGGCGAGGCAACAGGCGATAGGCGATGCAATTCAAGGATTACTACGACACCCTGGGCGTGAAGCCCGATGCCAGCGATGGGGAGCTCAAGAGCGCCTTTCGCAAGCTGGCGCGCAAATACCACCCGGACGTCAGCAAGGAGGCGGGTGCGGAAGACAAGTTCAAGGCCGTCAACGAGGCGTACGAAGCCTTGCGCGATCCGGAGAAGCGACGCGAGTACGACGCACTGCGTGCACGCGGTTACCGACCGGGCGAGGAGTTCCAGCCCCCGCCGGATTTCGGCGGCGGCTTCGGCCAGTCCAGCGGCGAATTCAGCGACTTCTTCGAGTCCCTGTTCGGCCGTACTGGCGCGCGTGCCGGACGCAGCGGTGGCCCGCGGCGCGGGCGGGATCTGCATGCGCACGCAGCCATTGACCTGGAAACAGCGTACACCGGCGGTACCCAGCGGCTGGATCTGCAGGGGCGCAAGCTGGACGTGAAGATCCCGGCGGGCATCCTGCCGGGCCAGACCATCCGGCTCGCGGGGCAGGGCAATCCCGGCGCCAACGGCGGGCCTGCCGGCGACGTGCTGTTGGAAATCGGCGTACGGCCTCATCCGCAGTTCGTACTCGACGGCCGCAACATCACCGTCACGGTGCGCCTGGCCCCCTGGGACGCGGCGCTGGGCGCCACCGTACCGGTGCCGACCCTGGCCGGGCCGGTCGACCTGAAGATTCCGGCCGGATCAGATACCGGCCGCAAGCTTCGCTTGAAGGGCCGCGGCATGCCGGGCCAGGAACCGGGCGACCAGTACGTCGTGCTGGAGGTCTACGCACCGGCGGCCACGACGGATCGCCAGCGCGAACTGTACGAAGCGCTGCGCAGCGCCTACGAGTAATCCGACGCGAGGGCCTTTGCGTCGCTTCGGACAAAAAAACGGGAGCTTCACGCTCCCGTTTTTTTATTTTTCGAGCTGTTGCCTTGTTTACTTCGGCAAGAGTTCGTTGATGGTCTTCACCAGCTCCGCCTCATTGATCGGCTTGGTGACATAGGCCTTTGCGCCCTGGCGCATACCCCAGACCTTGTCGGTTTCCTGGTCCTTGGTGGTAACCAGGATGATGGGGATATGGCTGGTCTTGGCTTCACGCGAAATCGTGCGCGTCGCCTGGAAGCCGTTCAGATTCGGCATCACCACGTCCATCAGGATGAGGTCAGGGATTTCGCGCTTGGCGACTTCCACGCCGGCCGCACCGTCTTCGGCGGTGATGATCTCGTGGCCCATTTTCTCGACGATACGCTTGAGGCCCAGGAGCTGGGACTGGGAATCGTCAACGATCAGGATTCGCGCCATGGTTGCCTCTAGTTACCCCTGTTTTGCCGCACTACGGCCCGGGCCATTCTACCGGGCGGGAAGTGCTTGGCCAACAGCCGTTTTACGTTTGTCGATGGCCGTGTGATGACCGTAACCGTTTGACAATCGGTTGCGCTAGCCCACATTGACCAGCGTGCGCCCGAGTGAACCGCCCTCGAGCATTGTGCCGAAGACGTCGTGGAGTTCATCCAGGGTGGTTTCACGCGTGCAGATGCGATCCAGGTGCGCCGGTTTCCAGTCCGTAGCGAGACGTTCCCACACCTTTTCGCGGATCGGCCGGGCCGTTCCGGCTGACGCGATGCCGAGCAGGCTCACGCCGCGGATGATGAAAGGCATCACCGTGGTAGCCAGGTCATGCCCGCCCGCCAGGCCGCAGCTGGCAATGTTGCCGTAGGGGTGGATCACCCGGGTGAGCCCGGCCAGCATCTCGCTGCCGACATTGTCGATGGCGCCGGCCCAGCGGCTGGTCTCCAGCGGACGCTGGCCCCAGAACAGTTCCTGGCGTGCGATGCACTGGCGTGCCCCCAGCTCGATCAGATAGTCGAAATGTTCGACCTTGCCGGTGATCGCGTGCGCCTCGTAACCGGCCCGGGTGAGGATATCGATGGCAAGGGAACCGACCCCGCCCGTTGCGCCGGTCACCACGACCGGCCCCATGTCCGGCCGCTGGTCGTTTTGTTCCATCCGGTACAGCGACAGCGCCGCGGTAAAGCCCGCGGTTCCCAGGATCATGCTTTCGCGCAGCGTCAGGCCGGGTGGCAGCGGGATCACCCACTCGGCTTCCAGCCGTGCGTACTCGGCGTAACCGCCATCGCGGTTCTCCGAAAGGCCACAGCCGGTGCAGAGCACCGCGTCGCCCTCGCGATAACGCGCATCGGTGCTCGCCACGACATAGCCCGCGACGTCGATGCCTCCGTTCAGGGGAAACTGGCGCAGGATCTTGCCCTTGCCCGTGCCGGCGAGTGCGTCTTTGTAGTTGACGCTGGAGTGGGCGACCTTGATCACGACCTCGCCCGGGGACAGGTCGTCCACGGCGATGTGCTCGATACCGGCGCGGTAGCCCTTGGCGTCGTTTCGAATGCGAAAAGCGCGGAACGTGTCCATGTCACAGACCTTTTGGCGAGACGATGCGGCGGATCTTTCCGTCGACGACGAGCCAGGTGAGCCGGTTTCTGACCGTGGTCACCAGGAGCGGGCGGTCGTAGGAAAGACTCATGAAAACGTGGAATTCGGTGGGCGTCTCGGATGTCGTGTGATCGACCCTGAGCGCCACGTCTTTCGGTTTTTCGGACCCGGACGCCTGGCCGACATGCAGGCAGGTGGGCGTCTGGGCGTAGGTGTCGGCCGGCGTCGCGTACTCGGTTTCCCGGTAACGCAGACGGTGGAAGCCGCTGAGGGGGAATTCGTCGGCGCGCTGGCGTGCCGGCATCAGGCGAACATCAATGACGCGATGGTCGCCCGCCAGCTTGAACTGTGTGGAGTAGGTGTATTGGGGCGAGCAGCGCTGCCACTGGGTTGCCGCTGCGGAAGCCAGTGCGCGGTGACGTGCCAGTTCATCGTCCGCCAGCGGCCGGGGTGGCTGGACTTCACGGATGGCGGCCTTCGGCGGGTCGGTTGTCAGGGTGACCTGGACTTCGGCGACGATGACCGGCGCACCGTTAACCACGTCGATGAAACTGACCGTCCAGTACAGCCCGGCGGGCCCCAGCGCCGTTGCGAGCCAACGGGATTTCAACGCCTCTTTGTGCGCGATCTGCGAAGAATGCAGGACGTCCGATGCGATCATGACGGCCCGGTCTTCGCGATGCAGCAGCAGGCCATCGAACTCCGCGTCGTCGACGGCGAGCCGGTGTTCCGGCAGGACAGGTAGTGCGGCCTCCGCAAGCACTGAGGATTCGCGGGGCGATGCGGCATTTTCCGGCGTCGTCGCGCAGGCGCCCAGCAGGGCAGCGAGCGCGACGACCCCGAGGTTCCGGATGACCGGAACCACTCAGTTCGCCTTGTGGATGGCGCGCTTGTCGACCGCGAGAGCCGCTTCGTGCACCGCTTCGCTCAGGGTCGGATGAGCGTGGCAGATGCGGGCGAGGTCTTCGGCCGAACCCTTGAACTCCATGGCCACCACGGCTTCATGCACCATTTCCGAGACGCAGGCGCCCACCATGTGCACGCCGAGCAGTCGATCGGTTTCGGCGTGGGCGATCACCTTCACCATGCCGGCTGTCTCGTTCATCGCCACGGCGCGGCCGACGGCGGCAAAGGGGAAAGATCCCGTCTTGTACGGAATACCTTCGGCCTTGCACTGCTCTTCCGTCTTGCCGACCCAGGCCACTTCCGGTTCCGTGTAGATGACCCACGGCACCGTGTCGAGATTGACATGGCCCGCTTTGCCGGCGATCAGCTCGGCGACAGCGATGCCTTCTTCGGAACCCTTGTGCGCCAGCATCGGGCCGCGCACGCAGTCGCCGATCGCCCAGACGCCTTCCACGCCCGTCCAGCAGTGGTCGTCAACGACCACGCGACCGCGCTCATCCAGCTGCACGCCGGTGCCCTCGGCCAGAAGGCCCTGGGTGCCGGCGCGGCGGCCGACGGCCACCAGCAGCTTGTCGACGACCAGGGACTGCTCGCCCTTGGCGTCGGTGTAGGCGAGGTGGACTTCGTCGCCCTTGACCTCGGCCTTGGACAGCTTGGCACCCAGGCGGATGTCCAGGCCCTGCTTCTTGAATTCGCGCGCGGCGGCCTTGGCGATATCCTGGTCGGCGGCGGCGAGGAAATCCGGCAGCGCTTCGATGATGGTGACTTCGGCACCCAGGCGCTTCCACACGCTGCCCAGTTCCAGGCCGATCACGCCCGCACCGATGACGCCCAGGCGCTTGGGCGTGCTGGCGAAGTCGAGTGCGCCGGCGTTATCGACGATGTTCTTGTTGTCGAACTTCGCGAACGGCAGCTCGATCGGCACGGAGCCCGCGGCGATGATGACGTTGGTGGCGGTCAGCTCGCTGACGCTGCCATCTGCCGCCTTCACCGAGACGACGCGACCCGGCTTGAGCGTGGCAAAGCCGGCAACCGGCGTGACCTTGTTCGACTTGAACAGCATGGTGATGCCGCCGGTGAACTGCTTCACGATCTTGTCTTTGCGGCCAATCATGGCGCCGACGTCGATGGTCGGGTTCGACGCGCTGATGCCGTGCACGGCGAAGTTGTGCGTCAGGTTGTGGAACTGCTTGGACGAATCGAGCAGCGCCTTGGACGGAATGCAACCTACGTTGAGGCAGGTGCCGCCAAGCGCCGGCTTGCCATCCTTGCCGACGTAGGCGTCGACGCAGGCCGTCTTCAGGCCGAGCTGGGCGGCGCGGATCGCGGCCACGTATCCGGCGGGGCCGGCGCCGATCACAACGACATCAAAATGTTGGCTCATCTGGGGATTCTCGAAGGAAGTGGTGTCGTCATTGGCGGCGTTCCGTCCATTCCAGCGGGTGTGATTCCGGAGACGGACTGCGCCACATAACGGTTGAACCGACGTTGCGTCACGGGGTGCACCGAGCGTGCGCCGGGTAAGCGTCCGGCACGAGCGCGGCAATCGCCGCGCTCGTGGGCAGGTTCGCCATCACCGTCGCTGGACGGCGCACGGATGACTGGCCGTCAGAGGCCCAGCAGCATCTTGTGCGGGTTTTCGAGCTGGTTCTTGATGTCGACGAGGAACAGCACGGCATCCTTGCCGTCGATGATGCGGTGATCGTAGCTGAGCGCCACGTACATCATCGGGGCGGCCACGACCTGGCCGTTCTCGACGATGGCGCGGTCCTTGATGGCGTGCATGCCCAGGATGGCGCTCTGCGGCGGGTTGACGATCGGCGTGGAGAACAGCGAGCCGAAGGTGCCGCCATTGGTGATGGTGAAAGTGCCGCCGGCGAGGTCGTCCAGGGTCAGACCACCTTCACGCGCCTTCTTGGCATAGCCGGCGATCTGGCGTTCGACTTCGGCGAAGCTCATGTGCTGGGCGTCGCGCAGGACCGGCGTGACCAGGCCCTTGTCGGTGGAGACGGCGACCGAAATGTCCTGGTAGCCGTGATAGATGACGTCGTTGCCGTCCACCGAGGCATTGATGATCGGATGGCGCTTGAGCGCTTCGCAGGCGGCCTTCACGAAGAAGCTCATGAAGCCCAGCTTGATGCCGTGGGTCTTCTCGAACTGCTCGACCAGCTCCTTGCGCATGGCCATGACCTTGCCCAGGTTGATCTCGTTGAACGAGGTCAGCATGGCGATCGAGTTCTTCGACTGCATCAGGCGCTCGGCGATCTTCGCGCGCATGCGGGTCATCGGCACGCGCTCTTCCGGGCGCGATCCCGGCGTCGGCTTTGCGGCCGGAGCGGGTGCTGCCGGGGCCTTGGCGGCCGGCGCGGCGGCGCCACCGGAGCGCATGAAGTTGACCAGGTCTTCCTTGGTGACGCGGCTGTCGCGGCCCGTACCGGCAACCTGGGCCGGATCGATCGCGTTCTCGGTGGCGACACGACGGCCGGCCGGCGAGAGGTCACTGGCAGCGGCGGCCGGCGCGGCGGCGGGAGCGGCGGCCTTCGCTGGCGCGGCGGCTTCGGCGGCGGGCTTGGCTTCCGGAGCGGCAGCGGCGCCTTCCTCGATGATGGCGATGATTTCCTGGCTGTTCACCGTGTCGCCGGATTGGCGGCGAATTTCCTTCAGCACGCCGTCGGCCGGGGCCGGCACCTCGAGCACGACCTTGTCGGTTTCCAGGTCGACCAGGTTCTCGTC
This genomic stretch from Tahibacter amnicola harbors:
- a CDS encoding Hsp20/alpha crystallin family protein, yielding MSVSRYQPWAIPSNFQEEIKQVFERLFTGNDEADQSNVVTSQWTPRVDIKEEDKRFVIFADIPGVDPNDIEISMDKGILSIKGERRAETREPNGKLTRVERSHGVFYRRFALPDSADPEGITASGKNGVLEIAIPKRPETSPRRISISAH
- a CDS encoding DnaJ C-terminal domain-containing protein — its product is MQFKDYYDTLGVKPDASDGELKSAFRKLARKYHPDVSKEAGAEDKFKAVNEAYEALRDPEKRREYDALRARGYRPGEEFQPPPDFGGGFGQSSGEFSDFFESLFGRTGARAGRSGGPRRGRDLHAHAAIDLETAYTGGTQRLDLQGRKLDVKIPAGILPGQTIRLAGQGNPGANGGPAGDVLLEIGVRPHPQFVLDGRNITVTVRLAPWDAALGATVPVPTLAGPVDLKIPAGSDTGRKLRLKGRGMPGQEPGDQYVVLEVYAPAATTDRQRELYEALRSAYE
- the pilH gene encoding twitching motility response regulator PilH codes for the protein MARILIVDDSQSQLLGLKRIVEKMGHEIITAEDGAAGVEVAKREIPDLILMDVVMPNLNGFQATRTISREAKTSHIPIILVTTKDQETDKVWGMRQGAKAYVTKPINEAELVKTINELLPK
- a CDS encoding YhdH/YhfP family quinone oxidoreductase, encoding MDTFRAFRIRNDAKGYRAGIEHIAVDDLSPGEVVIKVAHSSVNYKDALAGTGKGKILRQFPLNGGIDVAGYVVASTDARYREGDAVLCTGCGLSENRDGGYAEYARLEAEWVIPLPPGLTLRESMILGTAGFTAALSLYRMEQNDQRPDMGPVVVTGATGGVGSLAIDILTRAGYEAHAITGKVEHFDYLIELGARQCIARQELFWGQRPLETSRWAGAIDNVGSEMLAGLTRVIHPYGNIASCGLAGGHDLATTVMPFIIRGVSLLGIASAGTARPIREKVWERLATDWKPAHLDRICTRETTLDELHDVFGTMLEGGSLGRTLVNVG
- the lpdA gene encoding dihydrolipoyl dehydrogenase encodes the protein MSQHFDVVVIGAGPAGYVAAIRAAQLGLKTACVDAYVGKDGKPALGGTCLNVGCIPSKALLDSSKQFHNLTHNFAVHGISASNPTIDVGAMIGRKDKIVKQFTGGITMLFKSNKVTPVAGFATLKPGRVVSVKAADGSVSELTATNVIIAAGSVPIELPFAKFDNKNIVDNAGALDFASTPKRLGVIGAGVIGLELGSVWKRLGAEVTIIEALPDFLAAADQDIAKAAAREFKKQGLDIRLGAKLSKAEVKGDEVHLAYTDAKGEQSLVVDKLLVAVGRRAGTQGLLAEGTGVQLDERGRVVVDDHCWTGVEGVWAIGDCVRGPMLAHKGSEEGIAVAELIAGKAGHVNLDTVPWVIYTEPEVAWVGKTEEQCKAEGIPYKTGSFPFAAVGRAVAMNETAGMVKVIAHAETDRLLGVHMVGACVSEMVHEAVVAMEFKGSAEDLARICHAHPTLSEAVHEAALAVDKRAIHKAN
- the odhB gene encoding 2-oxoglutarate dehydrogenase complex dihydrolipoyllysine-residue succinyltransferase, translated to MAIEVKVPVLPESVSDATIATWHKKAGEAVKRDENLVDLETDKVVLEVPAPADGVLKEIRRQSGDTVNSQEIIAIIEEGAAAAPEAKPAAEAAAPAKAAAPAAAPAAAASDLSPAGRRVATENAIDPAQVAGTGRDSRVTKEDLVNFMRSGGAAAPAAKAPAAPAPAAKPTPGSRPEERVPMTRMRAKIAERLMQSKNSIAMLTSFNEINLGKVMAMRKELVEQFEKTHGIKLGFMSFFVKAACEALKRHPIINASVDGNDVIYHGYQDISVAVSTDKGLVTPVLRDAQHMSFAEVERQIAGYAKKAREGGLTLDDLAGGTFTITNGGTFGSLFSTPIVNPPQSAILGMHAIKDRAIVENGQVVAAPMMYVALSYDHRIIDGKDAVLFLVDIKNQLENPHKMLLGL